TAGATGTTTTGGTTACTGCGCCTATAAATAAACACAATATACAGTCCGAAGCATTTAAATTTCCGGGGCATACCGATTATTTGGCCCAACAATTAGAAGGCGAAAGCCTTATGTTTATGGTAACCGACACATTAAGGGTTGGATTGCTAACAGACCATGTGCCCGTAAAAAATATTGTAGAGCACCTCTCCGAAGCTTTAATCATTAAAAAAATAAATGCTGTTTATAATTCACTTTTAAAAGACTTTAATATAGTTAGACCCAAAATAGCCGTTTTAGGTATTAATCCGCACACAGGCGATAATGGTGTTATTGGTAATGAAGACGATACGATTTTAAGACCAACACTTCAAAAAATCAAAGAAGAAGGTAAATTAGTGTTTGGACCGTATGCTGCCGATAGCTTTTTTGGCTCCAATAATTATAAAAATTTTGATGCCATTGTAGCCACCTATCACGATCAAGGCTTGATCCCATTTAAGACACTGTCTTTTGGTCAAGGCGTTAATTTTACTGCGGGGTTGAATAAAATTAGAACCTCTCCAGACCACGGAACAGCCTACGAAATTGCAGGAAAAGGGGTAGCAGACGAGAACTCTTTTAAGGAAGCTGTTTTTGCTGCTATTCAAATATTTAAAAATAGATTTGATTATGAAGAACTTACGTCAAACCCCTTGAAAAAATCAAATCAAAAGATGTAAACAAAAAAATGTTTATAAGTAATGTAGCTTAAATAAAAATTTATATATTTGCAGGCTCAAAATAGATGTGAGAATGAAGCCATTAAAAGAGTTTACAATCCCATTTGTAGGATTAAAGTTTGGAAAGCATCATTTTGAGTATAAAATTGAGAAAACGTTCTTTGAATATTTTGAGTATGAAGAGTTTAATGATGTAAATGTTAACGTAGATCTTGTATTGGACAAGAAAACTACGTTATTAGAATTAAACTTTAAAATTTCAGGATTTGTAAATGTTAATTGCGATTTAACAAACGAACCTTTCGATCAGACCATAAAAAATGAGTTCGATTTAGTGGTAAAGTTTGGAGATGAATACAATGATGAGTTTATTGATATTCTTATTGTACCTCACGGAACATACGAAATTAACATACAACAATATATTTACGAATTAATTGTACTTGCTGTACCAATTAAACGCGTACATCCTGGAGTTAAAGACGGAACTTTAGATTCCGATATACTTAAAAAGTTAGAAGAATTAAGCCCAAAGCTTAAGGAAGAAAAAGAAACTGAAGAGGAAACCGATCCTCGTTGGAATACATTAAAGAAACTATTAACGGATAAATAAACATAAAAAATGGCACATCCTAAGAGAAAAATCTCGAAAACAAGAAGAGATAAAAGAAGAACACATTACAAAGCAACTGCGCCACAGATTGCTACTTGTCCAACAACTGGTGAAGCACATTTATACCACAGAGCTCACTGGCACGAAGGAAAATTATATTACAGAGGTCAAGTGTTAATTGATAACTCTGAAGCTGTAGAAAACGTAGCATAAATTGTATGCACGCATATAATAAAACGCTCACATGTGAGCGTTTTTTTTATGATATGCTTTTTCTAAAGGACAAAAACACGTAATTTGCACAATGTTTCGTCAAATTTTAGTAGTTTTCGCGACATTTTGAGCGTTTTTGTTCAATTTTAATGATTTTTTGATCAATTTAACTATAAAGTTATGGGAAAAATCTCAGCAGCAATAACCGCTGTTGGTGCTTATGTGCCAGAATACGTATTAACCAATCAAATTCTTGAAACATTGGTTGATACTAATGATGAATGGATAACTTCTAGAACAGGAATAAAAGAGCGTCGAATTCTTAAAGACGAAGGAAAAGGAACTTCTTACTTAGCTATTAAAGCAGGACAAGACCTTATTAATAAAAAAGGCATAGACCCTAAAACTATTGAACTTGTTATTGTTGCAACCGCAACTCCAGATATGAAAGCGGCCTCAACGGCTTCTTTTACGGCTACCGAAATAGGTGCAGTAAATGCATTTTCATTCGATATGGATGCTGCATGTTCTAGTTTTTTGTACGGTATGTCCGTAGCAGCCAGTTATATTGAATCTGGCCGTTATAAAAATGTATTGTTAATTGGAGCCGATAAAATGTCTTCAATTATCAATTATAAAGACCGAGCCACTTGTATTATTTTTGGTGACGGAGCAGGAGCCGTTTTATTCGAACCTAATGAAGAAGGTTTGGGACTTCAGGATGAATATCTAAGAAGTGACGGAACAGGTCGGGAGTTTTTACAGGCTACCTACGGAGGTTCTTCATTTCCAATAACCCCAGAAGCCATAGAAAAAGGGGGGCAGTATGCTTTTCAAGAAGGGAAAACAGTATTTAAAAATGCGGTATTCAACATGGCAGATGCCACTGTAAAAATATTAGAGCGTAATAATTTAACAAAAGAGGATGTTGATTGGTTGGCTGCGCATCAAGCAAATAAGCGTATTATTGACGCTACTGCACAACGCATCGAATTGGAAGAAGAGAAAGTAATGATTAATATTCACAAGTATGGTAATACGACTTCTGCTACGTTACCATTACTATTAAGTGACTATGAATCACAACTTAAAAAAGGAGATAATATAATTTTTGCCGCTTTTGGAGGCGGATTTAATTGGGGTGCCATTTATTTAAAATGGGCATATAATTCAGTAAACTAACCATTAACTAATTAGTAAGATTATGGATATTAAAGAAATTCAAAACTTAATCAAGTTTGTTGCCAAATCAGGGGCAAGCGAGGTTAAACTAGAAATGGATGATATTAAAATCACCATAAAAACAGGATCAGATTCAGAAACAACAGCAGTGCATTATGCGCCTGTAGCGGCTCAAATGCCACAAATGGCAGTGCCAGTTTCTGAAGCAAAACCAACCGCGGAACCTTCTGCGTCCGTTGCTCCAGCAACAGAAGATTCAAAATACATCACTATAAAATCGCCAATTATTGGAACTTTTTATAGAAAACCATCTCCAGATAAGCCATTATTTGTAGAGGTTGGACAAACCATTGCTGAAGGCGATGTGCTTTGTATTATAGAAGCTATGAAACTTTTCAATGAAATCGAATCTGAAGTTTCAGGTAAAATAGTTAAAATATTAGTTGACGATTCTTCACCTGTTGAATTCGATCAACCATTATTTTTAGTAGATCCATCTTAATTAATTCAGAATTCAGAATTCTGAATTCATAATTTTTATAAAATTATGTTTAAAAAAGTATTGATTGCCAATAGAGGGGAAATAGCATTGCGTGTTATTAGAACCTGTAAAGAAATGGGCATAAAAACAGTTGCTGTTTACTCTACAGCCGATGCAGAAAGTTTGCACGTTAAATTTGCAGACGAAGCCGTTTGTATAGGACCTCCATCTAGTAGTTTGTCTTATTTAAAAATATCCAATATTATTGCGGCGGCTGAGATTACTAATGCAGACGCTATTCACCCTGGTTATGGGTTTTTATCTGAAAATGCTAAATTTTCAAAGATATGTGAAGAACACGGTATAAAATTTATTGGTGCTTCTCCAGAAATGATTGACAGAATGGGAGACAAAGCCAATGCAAAATCTACCATGATTGCTGCAGGCGTACCTTGTGTTCCAGGAAGCGAAGGGGTTATAAAGTCATTTGAAGAATGTGAAAAAGTAGCCAAAAAAACCGGCTATCCAGTTATGCTTAAGGCATCTGCCGGTGGTGGTGGAAAAGGTATGCGTGCCGTTTGGAAACCGGAAAACTTAAAAGATGCTTGGGATTCTGCACGTCAAGAAAGTAAAGCGGCTTTTGGGAATGACGATATGTACATGGAAAAACTTATTGAAGAGCCAAGACATATTGAAATCCAAATTGTGGGAGACTCTACTGGAAGAGCATGTCATTTATCGGAAAGAGATTGTTCTATCCAACGTCGCCATCAAAAACTAACCGAAGAAACACCTTCACCATTTATGACCGATGAACTTCGTGAAAAAATGGGAAAAGCCGCAGTTAAAGCAGCAGAATATATTAAATACGAAGGTGCAGGAACCATCGAGTTTTTAGTAGATAAGCACCGTAATTTCTACTTTATGGAGATGAATACGCGTATTCAGGTAGAACACCCCATTACAGAACAAGTTATCGATTTCGATTTAATTCGTGAACAAATTCTTGTGGCTGCAGGAGTGCCAATTTCTGGTAAAAATTATTTACCAAAATTACATTCCATCGAGTGTCGTATTAATGCTGAAGACCCGTTTAATGGTTTCCGTCCATCACCAGGAACCATCACAACGTTACATGCCCCAGGAGGTCATGGTGTGCGTTTAGACACCCACGTGTATGCAGGTTATACCATTCCGCCAAATTACGATTCTATGATTGCCAAGTTAATCACAACGGCGCAAACCAGAGAAGAAGCCATCAATAAAATGAAGCGTGCTTTAGACGAATTCGTAATAGAAGGTGTAAAAACCACCATTCCATTCCACAGACAATTAATGGAGCATCCAGATTATTTAGCTGGAAATTATACCACTAAATTTATGGAAGATTTTGTTATAGAAAAACAAGTTGAAGAATAAATAGTAAAGACTCCGCAAGCAATTTCGGAGTTTTTTTATGGTGTTCCTTTTGCTTTTTTTAAAGTTACAAAGTTACAAAGTTGCAGAGTTGCAAAGCTAAAGAGATTATAATTTCAAAGTTGGTTCAAAAAAACCATCAACCAACAACCATCAACCAACAACCATCAACCATCAACCATCAACCAAAAATGACTCTCTCTTACTGGGAAATAAAATCATGGTTTACCAACATAGATTTCACTATTGTTGGGAGCGGTATTGTGGGATTAAGTTGTGCCTTACGGTTAAAAGACCAATTCCCTAAAGCCAACATATTAATATTGGAAAAAGGTATGTTGCCACAAGGTGCCAGCACAAAAAATGCAGGATTTGCCTGTTTTGGTAGCCTTAGTGAAATACTTGATGACCTAAAATCGCATTCAGAAGAAGAGGTTTTTAATCTGGTAAAAAAGCGTGTGAATGGTTTACAGCTGTTAAAAGAAACTTTGGGTGAGCGCGCTATAAATTATCAAAACTATGGTGGATATGAGTTGTTTTTAAATGATGATGATTTGTTTGAAGCATGTCTTTCAAAACAAGTAGACATCAATAGATTGCTTCAACCTATATTTAAAAAGGATGTTTTCAGCATGAAACCAAACAGTTTTCATTTTAAAAAGGTAAAAGAGCATTATATTTTTAATCCGTTTGAAGGACAGATAGATACAGGAAAGATGATGGAAGCTCTCCTTCAAAAAGCACAATCAAAAGGTATCAAAATATTAAATAACATAACGGTTGAAGGCTTTTCAGAAGCTGTCGATTCAGTAAAAATAAAAACCAATTCGGTCGAGTTTTCAACATCAAAACTATGTATTGCTACTAATGGTTTTGCAACGCAACTTATAAAAGAAGATGTAAAGCCAGCACGGGCACAAGTGCTCATTACAAAACCTATAGATAATCTCCATATAAAAGGCACGTTTCATTTAGACAAAGGTTTTTATTATTTTAGAAACATTGATAATCGAATTTTGTTAGGTGGTGGCAGAAACCTAGATTTTAAAGGTGAAGAAACAACCGATTTTGCTCAAACCTATATTATTCAAAACAAATTGGAAAGTATACTAAAAACGGTTATTTTACCTGAAATTCCGTTTGAAATTGAACAAAGGTGGAGTGGTATTATGGGCGTTGGAAAACTAAAAAATACTATTGTAAAATCATTGGGTAATCATGTATATTGCGGTGTAAAACTCGGCGGTATGGGAATTGCCATTGGGAGTTTGGTAGGAAAGGAATTAGCACAATTAATAGCATATCATGATTAGAAAATTATTTAGGTTTTTATTTAAAGGGCTCCTTTGGTTTTTTGCAATTTCTATAGGATTGGTTATTGTATTTAAGTGGATGCCCATTCCTGTTACCCCACTCATGGTTATACGAACCGTTGAACAAAAAATAGATGGAAAAGATATCGTTTGGAAACACGATTGGGAATCTATAGACCACATCTCCAAAAACTTGCAATTAGCAGTGATTTGTAGCGAAGATCAAAACTTTTTAAACCATCATGGGTTTGATATGAAAGCCATTGAAAAAGCGCTCATATACAACAAAAAAGGCAAGCGTACCAGAGGCGCAAGTACCATTAGCCAACAAACAGCAAAAAACGTTTTTTTGTGGCCACAGCGTAGTTGGTTACGTAAAGGCTTAGAGGCTTATTTTACGTTTTTAATAGAATTAATTTGGTCTAAAGAGCGTATTATGGAAGTCTATTTAAACAGCATTGAAATGGGTAACGGTATTTATGGTGCCGAAGCCGCAGCGCAACATTGGTTTAAAAGATCGGCTGCCAATTTACGTCAACAAGAAGCTGCTGCCATTGCCGCCATTCTGCCTAGTCCGTTACGATACAGAGCTAATCCTGCAACCAATTATATTCAAGGTAGAAAGAATTGGATAACACGTCAAATGCGCTTTTTTGGTCCTTTAAATTACGATTAAGCTATGGCTTCGAGTTTAGAAATTAAAAAAGAGCTGTATGTACAATGCTTTGATTTTGTTGAAAACAGATTTAATACGATTCAAAATACTATTAACGAAATACAGGAATCTTTAACCTCTGAAACCAAAAGTAGTGCTGGTGATAAACACGAAACAGGTAGGGCGATGCTGCAATTGGAACGTGAAAAAGCAGGAAGTCAATTGGCGGAAATTCAAAAAACCAAAGAAAGCCTATCGAAGATACAAATTTCAAATACTTCAGAATTTATTGGTTTGGGATCTGTTGTTTACACCAATAAAAGCAACTATTTTATTGCTATAAGTGCCGGTGAACTAAAAGTAGATAACGACGTATTTTATGCTATTTCGCCCCATACGCCTATTGGGCAATTGCTTATGGGAAAAACAGTGGGGAATGCGGTTGTTTTTAGGGAGCAACAGTTTAAAATTGAAAAGATATTTTAGAACTCATCTTGACTTTTTAGATTATTTTAATACAGAAAGACAAATATTTAATTTTTTATCTAAATCAATATCACTTTCAAAAAACACCATTTTACCATTCAAATCGGCTTCAATTAAGTAATAACTTCCTTTAAAATAAGCGTGTTTAACCGTTGCTTTTAAGTTTGAATTTTCGACTAATTTCAATTGATTTGCATAGACAATGCCATAATTTTCTATATCATTAAACTCATCAAAAAATGAAGCAATCAATTTGTTTTGTGGGTTCTTGTATAGTTGTTCAGGAGTGCCTTTTGCCATAATTTTGGCATCGTGCAATACGATCATCTGATCAGAAAATGAAAGCACGTCATCTTTATCGTGTGTAGCGACAATACAAGTGATATGTTTTTCTTTCAGATATTTAAAAAGACTTCGGCGTAGCGATTGTTTTTTGAAATTATCAATATGGCTAAAAGGTTCATCGAGTAGCAATACCTCGGGTTGTTTCGCAATGGCTTTTGCTATAGCAACCCGTTGCTTTTGTCCGCCGCTTAATTCTTTCGCTTTTGTATTGGCATAGGACTGTAGCTCTACCACTTCCAGCAACTCTTTTATGCGCGCTTGTTTTTCATCAGGATAAAAATTAGAAAGAAACGCACCAATATTTTCGGCGACTGTAATAAAAGGCATCAAATCGAATTCCTGAGCCACGTATTTCATGAATTCAGGACCAACGATGAGGTTGTGTTTTGGACCTAATATTTCCTTGTCTTTCCAAAAAATCTGACCTTCATTTAAATCGTAAGTCCCGTAAAGTAATTTTAGAAGCGTACTTTTTCCTGAACCACTTTCACCTATAATGGCAAAATGTTCACCTGTTTTAACAGAGAAATTAATATCTTTTAAAATAGGTTGTTTTTTGTATTGGAATGTCAGGTTGTTTACTTGTAGCATAAATAAATTAATGTCACATCGAGCGCAGTCGAGATGTCTTAAAATAGTTCTCGACTGCGCTCGAACCGACACATAAAGAATACTTTAGTTTTTATTGATTTTCATTGGTAATTGATCAAACCCCATATTAAAAAGTGTAAACCCAAAAACATCAGCATATTGCTCAATAGTTTTACTTACAGGTGTTCCGGCACCATGGCCTGCATCTGTTTCTATTCTAATTAAAGTTGGGTTTGCCCCTGTTTGCTTACTTTGCAATTCAGCAGCAAATTTAAAGCTATGTGCCGGTACCACTCGGTCGTCATGATCGCCCGTTGTGATTAAAGTCGCGGGATATTCTACACCAGCTTTCACATTATGAACAGGGGAATAGCCTTTTAAATAGTTGAACATCTCTTTGCTTTGTTCGGCTGTACCATAATCGAAAGCCCAACCTGCACCTGAAGTAAAGGTATGATAACGTAACATATCTAAAACCCCGACCGCTGGCAATGCCACTTTTGCTAAATTAGGTCGCTGAGTCATAACAGCACCTACCAATAAACCGCCATTTGAACCTCCCCTTAACGCCAAATAATTTGAAGACGTGTATTTGTTATTTATTAAGTATTCCGCGGCAGCGATAAAGTCGTCAAATACATTTTGTTTTTTTAACTGTGTCCCTGCATCATGCCATTTTCTGCCATATTCGCCACCACCACGCAAATTTGGTACAGCTAAAATACCGCCTTGTTCCATCCAAACGGCGTTGGTAATACTAAAAGCAGGTGTTAAACTAATGTTGAAACCGCCATAGCCATAAAGCATGGTTGGGTTTTTGCCATCCCGTTTCAAGCCTTTTTTATGGGTGATTATCATAGGGATTTTAGTGCCATCCTTTGAATTAAAAAAAACTTGTTTACTTTCGTAGTCATTACTGTTAAAGTCGATGTCTGGTGACCAATATAAATTGGTGTCACCTGTTTTAGGGTTTAACGAATAAATACTTGAAGGTGTATTGTAATTAGTGAATGAATAATATAACGTCGTATCTTCTTTTTTTCCAGAGAAACCAGAAGCAGTTCCTAATCCTGGTAATTCTATTTCTCTTATTAATTTACCGTTGTAATCGTATTGTTTAATTTTAGATATGGCATCAACCATATAATTCGCAAAGAAAAAACCACTTCCTTTTGATGGGTTTAAAACAAATTTGGTTTCCGGTATTACATCTACCCAATGTTCTGGGGTTGGGTTTGAAGCATCCACTGAAACTATTTTTTTGTTTGGAGCATTTAGGTTGGTTACTATAAATAATTTGCTGCCTTCATTTTCAATAACTTGTGAATCACTATCGGTATGATTTAAGATAGAAATTAATTGGCTGTTTTTATGTGATAAATCTTTTATAAAGAGTTTATTTCCTGATGTTGAAATACGCGGTGTGATGATTAGATATCTATTATCTTCTGTAACATTGGCATAAATGTATCGGTGCTTTTCTTCTGGTGTTCCACCGTAAATAAGAGCATCTTCACTTTGAGGCGTTCCAAGTTTATGATAATATACTTTGTGCTGGTCTGTTTTTGCCGAAAGCTCACTCCCTTTAGGTTTATCGTAACTGGAATAGTAAAATCCTTCGTTTTTATACCAAGATATTTGAGTGAATTTTACATCAATAAGAGTGTCTTCAATAATCTTTTTCGTTTCGGCATTCATGATTAGAATTTTTCTCCAATCACTACCTCCTTCAGAAATGGAATATGCTAAAATACTGCCGTCTTTTGAAAAACTTAAAGCGTCTAAAGATGTTGTCCCGTCTTTCGAAAACGTATTGGGATCTAAAAACAGTTCTTCGTTTTCACTACCAATCTTTTTCCTATAAATAACATATTGATTTTGTAAACCATCATTTTTAGAAAAGTACATATAGTTGCCTTCTTTAAATGGCGCACTTATTTTTTCGTAATTCCATAGATTTGAAAGGCGTTCTTTAAGTTCGTTTCTAAACGGAATATTGTCCAAATAGTTGTTGGTTACCCTATTTTGAGCTTTTACCCAAGCTTCTGTTTCCTTGCTTCTGTCGTCTTCTAGCCAACGGTAAGGGTCGTTAACTTTAACGCCAAAATAAGAGTCTATACTATCAACTGTCTTTGTTTCAGGATAATTCACTGGCACTTTTTTTTCTACAGGGTTCTGTTTGCAAGCCATAAAGCTTATAGCGACTGCAATACTAATAATTAATTTGTTCATATAATTATTGATTTGCAATGAATTCAAAAATAACGAAAATCCCTCAGTATGTGTTGTTGGTCTTAAAAGTTTAAATTTTACATAGTAATAGCTGTACTTTTACTTATACATTTTATAAATTAATTTTAGTTATGAAGAAGGTCTTTTTAGGGTTATTATTAATAGCAAATTGTTTTTCGTTGTTTTCTCAGTCAGATATTACCAAGCACGAGATTAAGGAGCATATTAAATTTTTAACTTCAAGAAAAAATGAAGGACGTTATCCGGGTGGCAAAACTAATAAGCGTGTTGTGAAATATTTGGAGAAAGATTTTAAAAAATCGGGAATTGAATCTTTTAAAGGAGGATATAAGCAACATTTTAAAGCCAGATTAAGGGCAGAAGAAGGTGTAGCGGAAAAACCATTGGTATCTACTTGGAATGTTATAGGTTTTATTGAAGGTAATGATGCCATTTTAAAAAATGAATATATTATTTTAGGGGCACATTATGATCATTTAGGTTTGGGTGGTCCTTCTTCAAAATCGGATAAAAAACACACCATTCATTTTGGAGCCGATGATAATGCTAGTGGCACTGCAGCTTTATTGGAAATAGCAGAAAAGTTAGTGGGGTACAAATTAGAATTAAAACGCAGTATTATATTTATTGCTTTTGGAGCTGAAGAGCAAGGACTGTTGGGAAGTGAATATTTTGTTGAACACCCTATCGTGCCTTTGGAACAGATGAAGCTTATGATTAATATGGATATGGTGGGTCGACTTAATGAAGAAAAGCAGGTGTATATGGGAGGCGCGGGAACGTTTCCAGGAGGCGTAGATTTTATGACCCATTTAGGAAAAAGTTTAGGTTTGAACCCGGTGGTCCATGCAGGATCGGTAGGGGGTTCTGATCATGTGTCGTTTTATAAAAAAGGAATTTCAGTAATGGGAATGCATACAGGCGGGCATCCGCAATACCATACGCCTGAGGATACTTTAGAGCTAATAAATTTAGAAGGTGAGAAAATGGTTTGTGAGTATATTTTTCAAACTATCATGAGAATAGCTTCAACAAATAAGGAACTCTATTTTATTAAACAAAACGATTGATTATAAAAAAAGCTGTCTTCTAAAAAGTCCTTTAAATTTAATTTGTCAGGTTGAGCTTGTCGAAACCGATATTGATTATCAGTAAGTTAAAATAGCCTGTCAAGCTGAGCCTGTCGAAGCTATCGAAAGAAGAGGCAATAAAGGCCTTCGACAAGCTCAGTCTGACATAGAACTATGCTTTTTAGTCTCAATAAGATATAGAATCCTATTGAAAATTATACTAAGTTGTTTGCTATTAAATACTCTCCAATTTGAATGGCATTGGTAGCAGCCCCTTTACGTAAGTTATCGGCAACAATCCACATATTTAGTGTGTTTGGTTGGGATTCGTCTCTACGTAAACGCCCCACAAATACCTCATCTTTATCATGCGCTAATATGGGCATAGGATAGGTATTGGTTGCTGTATTATCTTGTAAAACAACACCAGGAGTATTGCTGATTATTTGTCTAACATCAGCTAAATCAAAATCGTTTTCAAACTGCACGTTTACAGATTCTGAATGCCCTCCAGCAGTAGGAACACGCACTGCGGTAGCTGTTACAGAAAATGTTTTGTCATTAAATATTTTTTGAGGCTCTCTGGCCAATTTCATTTCTTCTTTAGTATAGCCATTTTCTAAAAATGTATCACAGTGAGGCAGTACGTTTCTGTTAATTGGGTAAGGATAAGCCATATCACCTTCAATACCTGCCATTTCGTTTTCTAATTGCTTAACCGCTTTAACACCAGTTCCTGAAACCGATTGGTAAGTTGAAACCACCACGCGTTTCATTTTATATTTTTTATGAAGTTGCGATAATGCTAACACCATTTGAATGGTCGAGCAGTTAGGATTTGCTATAATTTTATCGTCTTTAGTTAGCTCGTGTGCATTGATTTCTGGGACTACCAATTTTTTAGTAGGGTCCATTCTCCAAGCCGAAGAGTTATCAATTACAGTGGTACCAACTTCAGCAAACTTAGGTGCCCATTCCAACGATGTGTCCCCTCCTGCCGAAAAAATAGCGATTTGCGGTTTTGCAGCCACAGCATCGGCTAAACCAATGACGGTGTATTCTTTATTTTTATATGTTAATTTTTTTCCAACAGAACGTTCAGATGCTACCAAAAGCAATTCAGTTATTGGGAAATTGCGTTCAGCAAGAACTTTTAGCATCACTTCACCAACCATTCCAGTGGCGCCAACTACAGCTACTTTCATTTTAATTTGATTTAAAGATTCAATAAAATTTACGAGGCAAAACTAAGTAATAATTATATTTTAGGATCAAAAAAAAGCCCTTGTTTTCTAAAAACGAGAGCTTTTTAACAACAAATAACACGTTGTTATATATTTAACACTTTGTTATTTTTTAAGCAAATCTCTGATTTGAATAAGCAATTCTTCTTGTGTTGGTCCTGCTGGTGGTGCTGGAGCTTCCTCTTCTTTTTTCTTCATTTTACTAATCGCTTTTATAATCATAAACATAACGAATGCAACAATGATAAAGTCAATTAAACTTGTTAGGAAACTTCCATAAAGTACAGCAATTTCACCAGTTACAGTACCCGCT
This genomic window from Mariniflexile sp. TRM1-10 contains:
- the pdxA gene encoding 4-hydroxythreonine-4-phosphate dehydrogenase PdxA, which gives rise to MKKSENIVVGISIGDLNGIGGEIVLKTFEDSRMLEFCTPVIFASAKAMNFFKTHFNSEINFNSINNLNQLLFGKVNVFNCWNEPVNIEFGKEDVKIGAYAIKSLQMATKALKDGQIDVLVTAPINKHNIQSEAFKFPGHTDYLAQQLEGESLMFMVTDTLRVGLLTDHVPVKNIVEHLSEALIIKKINAVYNSLLKDFNIVRPKIAVLGINPHTGDNGVIGNEDDTILRPTLQKIKEEGKLVFGPYAADSFFGSNNYKNFDAIVATYHDQGLIPFKTLSFGQGVNFTAGLNKIRTSPDHGTAYEIAGKGVADENSFKEAVFAAIQIFKNRFDYEELTSNPLKKSNQKM
- a CDS encoding YceD family protein, which encodes MKPLKEFTIPFVGLKFGKHHFEYKIEKTFFEYFEYEEFNDVNVNVDLVLDKKTTLLELNFKISGFVNVNCDLTNEPFDQTIKNEFDLVVKFGDEYNDEFIDILIVPHGTYEINIQQYIYELIVLAVPIKRVHPGVKDGTLDSDILKKLEELSPKLKEEKETEEETDPRWNTLKKLLTDK
- the rpmF gene encoding 50S ribosomal protein L32, which codes for MAHPKRKISKTRRDKRRTHYKATAPQIATCPTTGEAHLYHRAHWHEGKLYYRGQVLIDNSEAVENVA
- a CDS encoding beta-ketoacyl-ACP synthase III, with translation MGKISAAITAVGAYVPEYVLTNQILETLVDTNDEWITSRTGIKERRILKDEGKGTSYLAIKAGQDLINKKGIDPKTIELVIVATATPDMKAASTASFTATEIGAVNAFSFDMDAACSSFLYGMSVAASYIESGRYKNVLLIGADKMSSIINYKDRATCIIFGDGAGAVLFEPNEEGLGLQDEYLRSDGTGREFLQATYGGSSFPITPEAIEKGGQYAFQEGKTVFKNAVFNMADATVKILERNNLTKEDVDWLAAHQANKRIIDATAQRIELEEEKVMINIHKYGNTTSATLPLLLSDYESQLKKGDNIIFAAFGGGFNWGAIYLKWAYNSVN
- the accB gene encoding acetyl-CoA carboxylase biotin carboxyl carrier protein; protein product: MDIKEIQNLIKFVAKSGASEVKLEMDDIKITIKTGSDSETTAVHYAPVAAQMPQMAVPVSEAKPTAEPSASVAPATEDSKYITIKSPIIGTFYRKPSPDKPLFVEVGQTIAEGDVLCIIEAMKLFNEIESEVSGKIVKILVDDSSPVEFDQPLFLVDPS
- the accC gene encoding acetyl-CoA carboxylase biotin carboxylase subunit, yielding MFKKVLIANRGEIALRVIRTCKEMGIKTVAVYSTADAESLHVKFADEAVCIGPPSSSLSYLKISNIIAAAEITNADAIHPGYGFLSENAKFSKICEEHGIKFIGASPEMIDRMGDKANAKSTMIAAGVPCVPGSEGVIKSFEECEKVAKKTGYPVMLKASAGGGGKGMRAVWKPENLKDAWDSARQESKAAFGNDDMYMEKLIEEPRHIEIQIVGDSTGRACHLSERDCSIQRRHQKLTEETPSPFMTDELREKMGKAAVKAAEYIKYEGAGTIEFLVDKHRNFYFMEMNTRIQVEHPITEQVIDFDLIREQILVAAGVPISGKNYLPKLHSIECRINAEDPFNGFRPSPGTITTLHAPGGHGVRLDTHVYAGYTIPPNYDSMIAKLITTAQTREEAINKMKRALDEFVIEGVKTTIPFHRQLMEHPDYLAGNYTTKFMEDFVIEKQVEE
- a CDS encoding NAD(P)/FAD-dependent oxidoreductase yields the protein MTLSYWEIKSWFTNIDFTIVGSGIVGLSCALRLKDQFPKANILILEKGMLPQGASTKNAGFACFGSLSEILDDLKSHSEEEVFNLVKKRVNGLQLLKETLGERAINYQNYGGYELFLNDDDLFEACLSKQVDINRLLQPIFKKDVFSMKPNSFHFKKVKEHYIFNPFEGQIDTGKMMEALLQKAQSKGIKILNNITVEGFSEAVDSVKIKTNSVEFSTSKLCIATNGFATQLIKEDVKPARAQVLITKPIDNLHIKGTFHLDKGFYYFRNIDNRILLGGGRNLDFKGEETTDFAQTYIIQNKLESILKTVILPEIPFEIEQRWSGIMGVGKLKNTIVKSLGNHVYCGVKLGGMGIAIGSLVGKELAQLIAYHD
- the mtgA gene encoding monofunctional biosynthetic peptidoglycan transglycosylase translates to MIRKLFRFLFKGLLWFFAISIGLVIVFKWMPIPVTPLMVIRTVEQKIDGKDIVWKHDWESIDHISKNLQLAVICSEDQNFLNHHGFDMKAIEKALIYNKKGKRTRGASTISQQTAKNVFLWPQRSWLRKGLEAYFTFLIELIWSKERIMEVYLNSIEMGNGIYGAEAAAQHWFKRSAANLRQQEAAAIAAILPSPLRYRANPATNYIQGRKNWITRQMRFFGPLNYD
- a CDS encoding 3-oxoacyl-ACP synthase; translation: MASSLEIKKELYVQCFDFVENRFNTIQNTINEIQESLTSETKSSAGDKHETGRAMLQLEREKAGSQLAEIQKTKESLSKIQISNTSEFIGLGSVVYTNKSNYFIAISAGELKVDNDVFYAISPHTPIGQLLMGKTVGNAVVFREQQFKIEKIF